From Qipengyuania psychrotolerans:
CACCAGCCTGAAGGTTGGCCGCATTCTCAACCGTCAGACTTTCCGCGGGCTGGTCCGCTCTCTGCAATTCGTGACCGAGGGCAGCAGCCTTGTCCTGCGTTTTGATACGGCGCGACCGGCACGAATTCGCGCGGAAACGATGGGCAATTCGGCGATCCAGGTCCGGGTAGAGCAAGTGAGCGACGAGGAAACTCTCGGCACACGCCCGATCGGTTCCGAAGGCGAAGATGTGGTCCCACAGCAGGAACTGCAGCGCGGACCCTTTGACAGCTATCAGCCCGGCGATTCCTACGAGTTGGTATTCCTGAAGTATGCCGACGTATCCGAGATCGTCGGACTGCTTGCCGATGGTGCAGAGATTGCGCCCAACGATGTCTTCATCCGCCGCGAACCTGGTTTCGGTTCGCCTGGTGCCAACCAGTCGACCAGCTATATCGGCGCGCCCCAGCAGGCGGAACGCGAAGACCAGCCGCTGGGCCAGAATGTCGGCAATGGCCTCGCCGTCGATCGCCGCCTCAACGCAATCTGGGTTACCGGATCGCAAGAGCGGATTGAGCGGGTCAAGCGTCAGATCGAACTGATCGACGTGCCGGTGGACAGCGTCATCCTCGAAACGCAGTTCGTGGAACTGACCGAAACGGGTGCCCGCAATCTCGGGATCGATTTCACCAACTCGAATGGTCAGATCGCTGTCGGCAACCTTGCAACCGGCGGTTTTCTCCCATTCGGCGTGGACCCGACCGATGTCTTGCCATCAGGCCAGTTGCAGGCGGCGATTTACGCGCAGATACAGAAGGGCGAAGGCCGGATCGTCTCGCGTCCGCGGATCGCGGCGCAGAGCGGCTCTACTGCCAAGATCATCACGGGCGATGCCTTGCCGATCCTGACTTCGATCCAGCTTTCGGGCGTCAATGGCGTGTCCCAGCAGGTCCAGTATGTGAATGTCGGCGTGACGCTCCAGATCGCGCCGCGCGTCAGTACTGACGGATATATTACATCGAAAATCTATGGCGTGGTGTCGAGTGTGACCGGCTTCAGCCAAGGCTATCCCACGATCAGCCAGCGCGAGGCAGAGACCAGCGCCTCGGTGCGTGACGGCGAAACCTTTGTGATTGGCGGCCTGACGCAGGAAAACGTCCTGACGACCAAGTCAAAGATACCGCTGCTGGGAGATATCCCGCTGCTTGGCGCTGCTTTCCGTACGGAACGCTCCACCAGCACAACAACCGAATTGTACATCGTCATCACGCCGAGGATCGTGCGCCATCGCAGGTTCGAGAATAACGCGCCCGCGCCCCGTGATGAATTGATGCCTGCCGAAGGAGACGAAGATTAAGGTTCGCAGCTCGATGTAAAATTCATCTTAGTTCGAGCGATTTTATAGTGAATTCTGCAGTTATATTTCACGCAAGGCTTAGCCTTAGCGATGGCATTTCTCGGCCTAAGTAAATCGAAACTCAATTCGTCTCTAAATTGCAACAATTCGTCTGAAAACCCAGTATTTACCTTCTTTGTTATCAATGACCTACTCGACAGCCGCAATTGCTGTCTTACAACCCTCCCATCAGTTCAGCGCGGGTCGCGCGCCACTGAATAATTAGTCCGAATGGACAACTGGAGGGTATTTCCATGAAAGCTAAAACCTTGGCCGTTCTTGCGGCGCTTCCGATGCTGGCAATCGCTGCGCCAGCTCAGGCCCAGCAGGCTGGTGAGAAGATTGCCAACAGCTACATTTGCGTATTCGACGGTTCGGTATCGCGCGGCAATGCGAAAGCAGAAGCCAATCGCGCTGCCCAGGCGAGCCAGGCGCAGATCAAGCATGTTTATTCGGTGGCCCTGAAAGGTTTCGCGGTAAACGCTGCGCCGCAGGCGATTGCCAATATGCAGAAGAACAACAAGAACATTGCCTACTGCGAACAGGACCAAGTGGTTACCGCCATTCAGTCGCGCGGCAAGGCCAAGCCCGGCGGTGGCGGCGGTGCGCAGCCTCCGCAGGAAACGCCTTGGGGTATCGCCCGCGTTAACGGCGGCGCGCCTGGCAATTTCGCAACCGCTTGGGTCATCGACAGTGGTGTCCAGCTCGACCACCCCGATCTCAACGTCGACATTGCCCGTTCGGCAAGCTTCGTTCGCGGCGATGCTGGTGACCAGAATGGCCACGGAACCCACGTTGCAGGCACTATCGCTGCCATCGATAACAACATCGGCGTAATCGGCGTGGCACCGGGCGCTCCCGTTGTCGCAATTCGCGTTCTCGACCGCCGCGGCTCGGGTTCGAACTCGGGCGTAATTGCCGGTGTTGACTATGTCGCACAGTATGGCCGCCCTGGTGACGTCGCCAACATGAGCCTCGGCGGCGGTGTCAGCACTGCGCTTGACCAGGCAGTTGTGAATGCAGCTTCGGGCGGCGTTCGTTTCGCTCTTGCCGCAGGTAACGAGCGTGACAACGCGAACAACCACTCGCCCGCACGTGCAAACGGGAACAACGTTTACACCGTCTCGTCGTTTGCAATCGGCGACAACTGGTCGAGCTTCTCGAACTACGGCAATCCGCCGGTAGATTTCGCGGAGCCGGGTTCGTCGATCAAATCGACTTGGACCGGCAGCGGCTACAACACCATCAGCGGCACTTCGATGGCGACCCCGCATCTTGCTGGTATCCTGCTTCAGGGCAATGTCGGTAATGGCGGCAACGTCAACGGCGATCCGGATGGCAATCCCGACACAATCGGCGTTGTCCAGTAAGGTTGGCGCCTAGGTAATGAAGAGGGCTCGGCAATCTGCCGGGCCCTTTTTCTTTGCTGCTTGATTTTCTCGGCTTGCGCGCCTAACTAGCCGCCATCCCGACATTGTCGCGACACTGTGGGGCTGGCGCTGCAAGGGGCCGGCCACAAACTCTTATGAGCAATCAGCCTGTCGCGGCGATCGAGTAAACTGGAGACCGAATGGCCGATCTGGCACGCTTGAACGATATTATCGAACCCGAAGCCAAAGCGCTCGGATTCGAACTTGTGCGCGTAAAGATGGTGCAGTCTGAAGCCGGTGATGGCGGACAGGCCCTTCAGATCATGGCAGAAGACCCGGCAACCGGACAGCTGGTGATCGAACAATGCGCCGCGCTTTCGCGCCGTGTTTCGGAACGCCTCGATGCGCTCGAAGAAGAAGGCACTGTGCTCGTTCCCGGTGCCTATCATCTCGAAGTTTCCAGCCCCGGCATTGATCGCCCGCTTACCCGGGCCAAGGACTTTGCCAATTGGGCAGGGCACGAAGCCAAGATCTCCCTGACCGAGAAAGTCCACGGGCACCGCAATCTTCGCGGCCCCATCGTTGGCCTCGACGATGACGACATGGTCACTGTCGACGATAACAAAGCCGGAGAGCTTTCCTTTCCGCGCAACCTGATCCATTCGGCCAAGCTGGTTCTCACCGACGAGCTTATCGCCGCAACTCAACCCCTCGATGCCGATGGCGCCGAGGAAGTCCTAGAAGACACCGAAGAAAAGGCAGACGACTGATGGCCAGTGCCATTTCCGCCAACAAGGCTGAACTCCTCGCAATCGCCAATGCGGTTGCAACGGAAAAAATGATCGACAAATCCATCGTGATCGAAGCGATGGAAGAGGCGATCCAGAAGTCTGCCCGTAACCGTTATGGTGCGGAAAACGATATTCGTGCCAAGCTCGACCCGCAGACCGGCGATCTTCGCCTGTGGCGCGTCGTGGAAGTCGTCGAGGAAGTCGAAGACTATTTCAAGCAGGTCGATCTGAAGGCTGCGCAGAAGCTCGAGAAGGACGCCAAGATTGGCGACTTCATCGTCGATCCGCTGCCGCCGGTCGACCTTGGCCGCATCGACGCGCAAAGCGCTAAGCAGGTGATCTTCCAGAAGGTCCGCGATGCCGAGCGTGAGCGTCAGTTCGAAGAATTCAAGGACCGCGCTGGCGAAGTCATCACTGGCGTCATCAAGTCGGTCGAATTCGGCCACGTGATCGTCAACCTCGGCCGCGCCGAGGGCGTCATCCGCCGCGATCAGCAGATCCCGCGTGAAGCAGCCCGAGTGGGCGAGCGTGTCCGCGCGCTGATCACCAAGGTGGAGCGCAACAATCGCGGTCCGCAGATTTTCCTCAGCCGTGCGCACCCCGACTTCATGCGCAAGCTGTTCGCGCAGGAAGTGCCGGAAATTTACGACGGCATTATCGAAATCAAGGCTGCTGCCCGTGACCCGGGTAGCCGCGCCAAGATCGGCGTAATCAGCCACGACAGCAGCATTGACCCGGTCGGTGCCTGTGTCGGTATGAAGGGTAGCCGTGTCCAGGCTGTCGTGCAGGAATTGCAGGGCGAAAAGATCGACATCATCCCGTGGAGCGATGACGGCGCAACCTTCATCGTGAACGCGCTTCAGCCCGCAACGGTCAGCCGCGTTGTCCTCGACGAAGAAGATGGCCGCATCGAAGTGGTCGTCCCAGACGACCAGCTCTCGCTCGCCATCGGTCGCCGCGGCCAGAACGTGCGCCTCGCCAGCCAGCTGACGGGCAACCAGATCGATATCATGACCGAGGAGGAAGCCTCGGAGAAGCGCCAGAAGGAATTCGCCGAGCGTTCGAACACGTTCGAAAGCGAACTGGACGTCGATGAAACGCTTTCGCAGCTGCTGGTTGCCGAAGGTTTCGCCGATCTCGAAGAAGTTGCCTATGTCGAGCTGGCCGAACTCGCCAGCATCGAAGGCTTCGACGAAGACCTCGCTGAAGAACTCCAGAACCGCGCCAAGGAAGCGCTCGACCGTCAGGAAGCCGGGCACCGTGAAGTGCGCCGCGAACTGGGTGTCGAAGACGCGCTTGCCGAATTGCCTCACCTGAGTGAAGCGATGCTGGTCACGCTGGGCAAGGCCGGCATCAAGACGCTCGACGATCTTGCCGACCTTGCGACCGACGAACTGATTGCCAAGAAGCGCGAAGCACCGCGCCGCCGGAACAACAATCCCGACGGCCCGCCGATGCGCAGCGATCGTCCGCAGCGCGAGCAGGACAAGGGCGGCGTTCTGGGCGAATTCGGCCTGACTGAAGAGCAGGGCAACGAAATCATCATGGCTGCCCGCGCGCATTGGTTCGAAGACGAAGAGGAAGCTCCGGCAGCCGCCGAGACGACCGACACGCAGGAGGCCGCCGATGCGGACTCCACCCAATGAGAGCCTGACGTCCGACATCGCTGAAGTCTCGCGGCCCCGTAAACCGGAGCCCGAGAGGCGCTGCATTCTTTCGGGAGACACCGGTCCACGCGCTGCGCTGGTCCGTCTCGCCGTCTCGCCGTCCGGACTTGTCCTGCCCGATGCGCAGGAAAAGGCGCCGGGCAGAGGCGCCTGGGTAACGAGCGAGCGCGCCCTCATCGAGGAGGCGCTGGCCAACGGTAAGCTCAAGGGCGCGCTGTCACGCGCGTTCAAAACGAGTGATCTGGAAATTCCAGCGAACTTGCCGGAAAAGATCCAGGACGCTTTGACCAGGGTATTTCTTGACCGCCTGGGTCTCGAAATGCGCGTCGGAGCGCTTATGTTAGGGACGCAGCGCATCGCCGAAACGGCACGGAGCGGGGGCGTTGCGCTCCTGCTTCACGCCAGCGATTCCAGCGAAGACGGGCGCAAGAAGCTCGATCAGGCCTGGCGCGTCGGCAGTGAAGCGGAAGGTTCCGGAATGCGTGGGTGGATACTCCCACTGGACCGTGACGCACTGTCTGTGGCATTGGGCCGCGACAATGTCGTCCATCTGGCGCTGGCCGGCGATGCCGCGGCCGCAAGGGTTCTCAAGCCCTTGGTGCGCCTCATGCATTACCTCGGGCACGATATCCCGACCGACAATGGGCGCACGATGCCGCGCGCCGATGACGATTTGAACGATACGAAGAAGAGAAACGAGCAAGAATGAGCGACGACGAAAAGAAACCTGCCCGTAAACCGCTGACCCTCAAGGGTGCTCAGCCGGGCGAGGTCAAGCAAACCTTCAGCCACGGCCGCACCAATAAGGTTGCGGTCGAGGTGAAGCGCCGCCGTAAGCTCGTAAAGCCGGGCGAAACGCCGCCGCCTCCGCCGCCGGCACCTGTGCCTGAACCGGTTGCCGAACCGGCTCCTGCACCCGCGCCTGTGGCCAAGAAGGCTGCGCCCAAGAAGCCTTCTCCGGCTGCCGAAACTCCGCAGGAACGTGTCGCTCGTCTCCAGCGCGAAGCCGAGGAAGCTCGTCTGAAGCTCGCCGAAGATGCGCGTAAGCGCGACGATGCAGCCGCCAAGAAGGCTGCCATCGACGAAAAACAGCGCGCCGAAGATAACCGCAAGGCCGAAGAAAAGGCCGAGAAGAAGGCTGAAGAAGAAGCCAAGCCAGCACCTGTTGAAGAAGCGCCCGCGGAACCGGTCGCTGAGGCACCCGCTGACGTAGCAGCTCCGGCTCCGGCCGGTCGCAAGTTCACGCCGGTCAAGCGTCCCGAGATCAAGAAGCCGGAACGCAAGAAAAAAGAAGAAAAGCCCGCTCGTACCGTCGAGCAACCGGACAAGCGCCGTGCTGGCAAGCTGACGGTCAACAAGGCCTTGAACGAAGACGAAGGTCGCCGTGCACGCAGCCTCGCCGCCCTTAAGCGGGCGCGCGAAAAGGAACGCCGCATGCAGGGCGGTGGCTCCAGCAAGCCGCGCGAAAAGCAGGTTCGCGACGTTATCGTCCCCGAAGCGATCACGGTTGGCGAATTGGCCAAGCGTATGGGCGAGAAGGGCGCAGACCTCGTCAAGGAACTCTTCAATCTCGACATGATGGTCACCGTCAACCAGACGATCGACCAGGACACTGCAGAGCTGCTGGTCGACCAGTTCGGTCACAACATCGAACGCGTGTCCGAAGCTGATGTCGACATCGACACAGCGGAAGATCAAGATCCGGAAGAAACGCTCAAGCCGCGTCCTCCGGTCGTGACGATCATGGGCCATGTCGACCACGGCAAGACCAGCCTGCTGGATGCGCTGCGCGGCACGAATGTGACCCGCGGCGAAGCTGGCGGTATCACGCAGCATATCGGCAGCTACCAGGTCACGACGAAGGACGGTCAGAAGATCACCTTCCTCGATACGCCTGGCCACGCCGCCTTTACCGAAATGCGTCAGCGCGGCGCGAACGTGACCGATATCGTGGTACTCGTCGTGGCCGCCGATGACGGCATCATGCCGCAGACGATCGAGGCCATCAACCACACCAAGGCTGCCGGTGTCCCGATGATCGTTGCGATCAACAAGATGGACAAGCCGGAAGCCAATCCGGACAATATCCGCACCCGCTTGCTCGAACACGAGGTGATCGTGGAATCGATGTCGGGCGATGTGCAGGATGTGGAAATCTCCGCCAAGGAGAAGACCAATCTGGACGAGCTACTCGAGAAAATCGCTCTACAGGCCGAATTGCTTGAACTGAAAGCACGCCCCGATCGCATGGCCGAGGCAAGAGTGATCGAGGCACAACTCGACAAGGGCCGCGGCCCGGTTGCAACTGTGCTCATCACGCGCGGTACATTGAAGCGCGGCGATACCTTCGTGGTTGGCACCCAGAGCGGCCGCGTCCGCGCGATCGTCAACGACCAAGGCAAGCAGATCAAGGAAGCCGGCCCCGCGATGCCGGTCGAAGTTCTGGGTCTGGGCGGCGTTCCCAGGGCAGGCGATGTGCTGGCCGTTGTCGAAAACGAACAGCGCGCCCGCGAAGTCGCTCAGTATCGCCAGGAAAAGGCGACCGAAAAGCGCACTGCGCTGGCACCGACCAATTTCGATACGATGTTCAACAACATTGCGTCCGACGTGGTCGAATTCCCTGTCGTGGTGAAGGCCGATGTTCAGGGTTCGGTGGAAGCGATCAATACCGCGCTCCACAACCTTTCGAATGATCTCATCAAGGTGCGCGTGCTTCACGCCGGCGTTGGCGCGATCACTGAAAGCGACGTTTCGCTGGCTGCGGCATCGGGTGCGCCGATCATCGGCTTCAATGTTCGTCCGAACGCCAAGGCGCGCGAACTGGTGAAGCGTGACGGCGTCGAGATGAAATATTACGACGTCATCTATCACCTGACCGAAGAGATCGCGAAGGAAATGGCTGGCGAGCTTGGTCCGGAGCGGATCGAACACGTCGTGGGCCGTGCTGCCGTCAAGGATGTGTTCCGTTCGGGCAAGAAGGACAAGGCCGCGGGTCTGCTGGTCGAAGAAGGCGTTATCCGCAAGGGGCTGCACGCACGCCTCACGCGCGACGACGTCATTGTCTCGGCCACGACCATCGCCTCGCTGCGCCGCTTCAAGGACGATGTGGACGAAGTCCGCACCGGTCTGGAATGCGGTGTGGTCCTCGCCGACACGAACGACATCAAACCGGGCGACCAGCTTGAAGTGTTCGAAATTGAGGAACGTGAAAGGACTTTGTGATGTCCCCATTCTTGATGATTGCAGCGGGACTTCAGTTGGCGGTCATGATCTATGTCTTGATCGTGTTCTCTGGAATGGCTCGCAACATCGCCAAGCAAAGCGAAAGCATGGAGCGAATTGCCAGAGCCTTGGAGCGTGATCGCACGCTGTGAGCCTAGTCACGAATAAACGACCACATAACGAAGGCGCCGCCCATGCCGATCTCATGGGCGTCGCTTTCGAAAGCTTCGATGCGGAGCGTGAGGAAATCACGCTCCGTTTCATTGCGCCCGACAGCTTCATCACCCCGCGCGGCAGCGTGCAGGGTGGATTGGTCGCCGGGTTTCTCGACGAGGTGATGGGGTGGGCGCATGTCTGGGCGACCGACCACGCAGAAGCACCGCTGAACCTGGAAATCTCGCTGACTTTGCTGCGGCCCGTCTTGGCCGGGCCCTTGGTCGGTAAAGGACGGGTCATCCGCCGAGGAAGACGCGTTATTTTTCTCGAAGGCGAATTGTTCGACGAGCTTGGAAACCTGCTCGCGCGCTCGACCAGCACTGCAATTCCCACACCGCGCCCCACAGGAGAAGCCTGATGGCCCGTAACGATTCCACTCGCGAACAACAGTCCGTCCGCGTCCTCAAGGTGGGCGAGCGTGTCCGGCATATCCTGTCGGAACTGCTCGCGCGCGGCGAGGCGCATGACGATGTGCTGCGCGCTTCGAATATCGCGGTAACGGAGGTTCGGATGACGCCGGACCTTCGCAACGCCAAGGCCTATGTGAAGCCGCTACTCGGTCAGGACGAAGAGGCGGTATTGAAGGCGCTGCGCACGAATACTGCTTTCTTCCAGAAGGAAGTCGCCAAACGCCTCGGCCTGAAATTCGCGCCCAAGCTTGCCTTCAAACCCGATGAAAGCTTCGACGAAGCCGACCGGATCGAGCAGCTGCTCTCCGACCCCAAGGTCGCGCGCGACCTCGGGGACGACGAGTAGCCTTTAGGCCGTAGCACCTGGCATCGTGTAGCCGACCGGCGCATCCGGACCGAGCGGGATGCCGAGATAGAACCAGAGCACGATCAGGATCGTGCCCGATACCAGCAGCCATACCGAATAGGGCAGCATCATCGCGGTGAGGCTGCCGAGACCGAAATCCTTCTTCCAGCGCTGCGCGAAGACAAGGATCAGCGGGAAATAGACCATCAGCGGCGTGATGATGTTGGTGGCACTGTCACCGACGCGGTAGGCCGCCGTGGCGCCTTCCGGGCTGATGCCCAGCAGCATGAGCATCGGTACGAGGATCGGCGCCAGGAGCGCCCATTTCGCGCTGGCCGATCCCACGAACAGGTTGAGCAGTGCCGTGAACAGCACCATCAGGCCCAGCACCAATGGCAGGGGCAATCCGGTGGACTCGATCCCTGCTGCTCCGTGTACGGCGGTGATCAGGCCAAGATTGGACCAACCGAACATCGCCACGAAGTGCGCCGCGGCAAAGGCAAGGACGAGGTAATATCCCATGTCCTTCATGCTTTCGGCCATCATGTCGACGAGGTCGCGGTGGCTCTTGATTGCGCCTGTCGCCCGGCCATAGGCCCACCCTGTAAGCAGGAAGAGCAGGAAAAACGCCGCTACCAGCGATTGGTAGAACGGGCGAAGCTGCGCGTGGATGGAACAATCGCTCGCCGGAACAGCTTCGCAGGCCGCTTCGTCGATCAGCGGAGTGCCCGGTGCAAATACCATGAGCGCCCAAAGGCCGACCACCAACAATGCGGCCAAGCCTGCATGACGCAGTCCCTTGGCGGCCAGTGGGCCAGTTTCGCCCGCTGGATCGGGACTGAGATCTTCGCCGCCGGCAGCAGCCGAAGCGCCGCCGGTCCAGGTCCCCAGGCGCGGTTCGATGATCTTGTCCGTGACGAACCAGATGATCGGCAGGAAGACGAGGGTCATCGCACTGATGAAATACCAATTGCCCGCGATATTCGCGGTCCAGACAGGATCGAGCGCGCTGGCACCCACTGCTTCTTCCGTGATGCCGAACAGCAAGGCGTCGAGCTGGCCAGGGGAGATATTGGCGGAGAAGCCGCCGGACACGCCGGCAAAGGCCGCTGCAATACCTGCAAGCGGGTGACGTCCGGCAGCGGCGAACAGAATGCCCGCCAGCGGGATCAGGACGACATAACCGGCATCGGCTGCATGGTTGCCGAGCATCGCGACCAGCGCGACGACCGGGGTCAGCAATGCCTTGGGAGCGCTTTTGACCGCGGAGGCCATTCCGGCCGCAAAGAAGCCCGAACGTTCAGCGACGCCTGCGCCAAGCATCACCACCAGCACGTAGCCGAGCGGGTGGAAGTGCGTGAAAGTCTTGGGCATTTCGACCCATAGCCGCTGGATGTTTTCTGCCGACAACAGGCTGACCGCATCGATTTGCATCGCGGCGCCAGTGCTCTGATCGACTTCGGTGGGATGCAGCGCGGATACGCCAGCCATGGCGGAGATGATCGAAACAACGACCAATGCGATGATCAGGTAGAAAAAGATGAAGACCGGATCGGGCAATTTGTTGCCCGTACGTTCGACCCATCCAAGAATGCCGCCGTTCTGTGCCGGTGCTGTTTCAGCCTGTGCCATCGCTTTGCAACTCTCCCTTTGTCGCCGCGCTCGCTATCTTCCCCAGCAAGCACTGTCGCTGCGCTTAACAGGTCATGCGCTTAGAGGTAGGAGGCGTTGATGGCCAAGCTCTATTTCTATTATGCCAGTATGAACGCGGGAAAAAGTTCCACTCTCCTGCAAACGGCATTCAATTACGGCGAGCGCGGCATGCGCGTATCGCTGTGGACCGCAGCGCTTGATGATCGTGCCGGGTTTGGCGCCATATCGAGCCGGATCGGGCTGGCGAGCGATGCCAACCGGTTTGAGCGAGATACCGATATCGCCGGTCACGTTCTGGCCGAGCACTCGGAAACCCCGCTGGCCTGCGTGCTGGTGGACGAGGCGCAGTTCCTGACCAGTCAGCAGGTCTGGCAACTCGCCAAGCTGGCGGATGAAGCGGGCATTCCGGTGCTCTGCTACGGGCTGAGGACTGACTTTCAGGGCGAACTGTTCCCCGGTTCTGCGACCCTGCTGGGTATTGCGGACAAGCTGGTCGAGATGAAGGCGGTGTGCGACTGCGGCCGCAAGGCCACGATGAACCTGCGTGTCGATGAAAGCGGCAAGGCCGTGAGAGAGGGTGCCCAGACCGAAATCGGGGGCAATGACCGCTACGTGGCCATGTGCCGCAAGCATTTCTCTGCCGCATTGGCGCAATAGGGATGCAAGGGCCCTCCCGGCTACCTATCTAGCGAAAATGACAGAAACTCTCGCTCTCGCGGTCATCCTGATACCTTGCCTTGTTATCGCAATCGTCTTTCATGAGGTGGCGCATGGCTGGGTGGCGCTCATGCTCGGGGACACTACCGCCCGCGATTTGGGGCGGCTCACACTGAACCCGATAAAGCATGTTGACCCGGTGGGAACGCTGTTGGTGCCGGGGGCCCTTGCCCTGATGGGCGGGCCGATTTTCGGCTGGGCCAAGCCGGTACCGGTCAATGCGCGCAGGCTGAATAACCCGCGCTACGGTATGATGGCCGTGGCCGCAGCGGGGCCGGGGACGAATATCCTGCTCGCTTTTATCGGCGCAGTGCTGGTCGGCCTTGCGTCCGGCCTGGCCATGAATTGGGGCACCCAGCTGCCGGAATTCGCAATGACAGCCTTTGGCGCGTTCATCCTCATCAACGCGTTCCTCGCCTTCTTCAACCTGTTGCCGATACCGCCATTCGACGGCTCCCATATCGTCGGCGGCTTGTTGCCGAGGCGCTGGGCGAAGCAATGGCAGCAACTGCAGGCGCTGGGCATGTTGCTCTTGGTCGTGCTGATTGCGGC
This genomic window contains:
- a CDS encoding type II secretion system protein GspD, with product MVTVSTRVAGYRAVLAVLALFASIAAVFSFAPARAQVVPSVLEDIRLVSEDEGAATFMLRFSPSEPRVATIDTNPTRPELVMATSLKVGRILNRQTFRGLVRSLQFVTEGSSLVLRFDTARPARIRAETMGNSAIQVRVEQVSDEETLGTRPIGSEGEDVVPQQELQRGPFDSYQPGDSYELVFLKYADVSEIVGLLADGAEIAPNDVFIRREPGFGSPGANQSTSYIGAPQQAEREDQPLGQNVGNGLAVDRRLNAIWVTGSQERIERVKRQIELIDVPVDSVILETQFVELTETGARNLGIDFTNSNGQIAVGNLATGGFLPFGVDPTDVLPSGQLQAAIYAQIQKGEGRIVSRPRIAAQSGSTAKIITGDALPILTSIQLSGVNGVSQQVQYVNVGVTLQIAPRVSTDGYITSKIYGVVSSVTGFSQGYPTISQREAETSASVRDGETFVIGGLTQENVLTTKSKIPLLGDIPLLGAAFRTERSTSTTTELYIVITPRIVRHRRFENNAPAPRDELMPAEGDED
- a CDS encoding S8 family serine peptidase; amino-acid sequence: MKAKTLAVLAALPMLAIAAPAQAQQAGEKIANSYICVFDGSVSRGNAKAEANRAAQASQAQIKHVYSVALKGFAVNAAPQAIANMQKNNKNIAYCEQDQVVTAIQSRGKAKPGGGGGAQPPQETPWGIARVNGGAPGNFATAWVIDSGVQLDHPDLNVDIARSASFVRGDAGDQNGHGTHVAGTIAAIDNNIGVIGVAPGAPVVAIRVLDRRGSGSNSGVIAGVDYVAQYGRPGDVANMSLGGGVSTALDQAVVNAASGGVRFALAAGNERDNANNHSPARANGNNVYTVSSFAIGDNWSSFSNYGNPPVDFAEPGSSIKSTWTGSGYNTISGTSMATPHLAGILLQGNVGNGGNVNGDPDGNPDTIGVVQ
- the rimP gene encoding ribosome maturation protein RimP; protein product: MADLARLNDIIEPEAKALGFELVRVKMVQSEAGDGGQALQIMAEDPATGQLVIEQCAALSRRVSERLDALEEEGTVLVPGAYHLEVSSPGIDRPLTRAKDFANWAGHEAKISLTEKVHGHRNLRGPIVGLDDDDMVTVDDNKAGELSFPRNLIHSAKLVLTDELIAATQPLDADGAEEVLEDTEEKADD
- the nusA gene encoding transcription termination factor NusA encodes the protein MASAISANKAELLAIANAVATEKMIDKSIVIEAMEEAIQKSARNRYGAENDIRAKLDPQTGDLRLWRVVEVVEEVEDYFKQVDLKAAQKLEKDAKIGDFIVDPLPPVDLGRIDAQSAKQVIFQKVRDAERERQFEEFKDRAGEVITGVIKSVEFGHVIVNLGRAEGVIRRDQQIPREAARVGERVRALITKVERNNRGPQIFLSRAHPDFMRKLFAQEVPEIYDGIIEIKAAARDPGSRAKIGVISHDSSIDPVGACVGMKGSRVQAVVQELQGEKIDIIPWSDDGATFIVNALQPATVSRVVLDEEDGRIEVVVPDDQLSLAIGRRGQNVRLASQLTGNQIDIMTEEEASEKRQKEFAERSNTFESELDVDETLSQLLVAEGFADLEEVAYVELAELASIEGFDEDLAEELQNRAKEALDRQEAGHREVRRELGVEDALAELPHLSEAMLVTLGKAGIKTLDDLADLATDELIAKKREAPRRRNNNPDGPPMRSDRPQREQDKGGVLGEFGLTEEQGNEIIMAARAHWFEDEEEAPAAAETTDTQEAADADSTQ
- a CDS encoding DUF448 domain-containing protein; this translates as MRTPPNESLTSDIAEVSRPRKPEPERRCILSGDTGPRAALVRLAVSPSGLVLPDAQEKAPGRGAWVTSERALIEEALANGKLKGALSRAFKTSDLEIPANLPEKIQDALTRVFLDRLGLEMRVGALMLGTQRIAETARSGGVALLLHASDSSEDGRKKLDQAWRVGSEAEGSGMRGWILPLDRDALSVALGRDNVVHLALAGDAAAARVLKPLVRLMHYLGHDIPTDNGRTMPRADDDLNDTKKRNEQE
- the infB gene encoding translation initiation factor IF-2 — translated: MSDDEKKPARKPLTLKGAQPGEVKQTFSHGRTNKVAVEVKRRRKLVKPGETPPPPPPAPVPEPVAEPAPAPAPVAKKAAPKKPSPAAETPQERVARLQREAEEARLKLAEDARKRDDAAAKKAAIDEKQRAEDNRKAEEKAEKKAEEEAKPAPVEEAPAEPVAEAPADVAAPAPAGRKFTPVKRPEIKKPERKKKEEKPARTVEQPDKRRAGKLTVNKALNEDEGRRARSLAALKRAREKERRMQGGGSSKPREKQVRDVIVPEAITVGELAKRMGEKGADLVKELFNLDMMVTVNQTIDQDTAELLVDQFGHNIERVSEADVDIDTAEDQDPEETLKPRPPVVTIMGHVDHGKTSLLDALRGTNVTRGEAGGITQHIGSYQVTTKDGQKITFLDTPGHAAFTEMRQRGANVTDIVVLVVAADDGIMPQTIEAINHTKAAGVPMIVAINKMDKPEANPDNIRTRLLEHEVIVESMSGDVQDVEISAKEKTNLDELLEKIALQAELLELKARPDRMAEARVIEAQLDKGRGPVATVLITRGTLKRGDTFVVGTQSGRVRAIVNDQGKQIKEAGPAMPVEVLGLGGVPRAGDVLAVVENEQRAREVAQYRQEKATEKRTALAPTNFDTMFNNIASDVVEFPVVVKADVQGSVEAINTALHNLSNDLIKVRVLHAGVGAITESDVSLAAASGAPIIGFNVRPNAKARELVKRDGVEMKYYDVIYHLTEEIAKEMAGELGPERIEHVVGRAAVKDVFRSGKKDKAAGLLVEEGVIRKGLHARLTRDDVIVSATTIASLRRFKDDVDEVRTGLECGVVLADTNDIKPGDQLEVFEIEERERTL
- a CDS encoding PaaI family thioesterase, with the protein product MSLVTNKRPHNEGAAHADLMGVAFESFDAEREEITLRFIAPDSFITPRGSVQGGLVAGFLDEVMGWAHVWATDHAEAPLNLEISLTLLRPVLAGPLVGKGRVIRRGRRVIFLEGELFDELGNLLARSTSTAIPTPRPTGEA
- the rbfA gene encoding 30S ribosome-binding factor RbfA; translated protein: MARNDSTREQQSVRVLKVGERVRHILSELLARGEAHDDVLRASNIAVTEVRMTPDLRNAKAYVKPLLGQDEEAVLKALRTNTAFFQKEVAKRLGLKFAPKLAFKPDESFDEADRIEQLLSDPKVARDLGDDE